The Lactobacillus acidophilus DNA segment AGAACTCTAGGAATATTTTTTTCTGGGTTATTCATTTGACGAGCCGCAATTGGAATAAATGAAAATCCTGTAAATAAATAAAATATCGGCGTAAAGGCAGCTCCAAAGTGTTGTAAAAATGGAACTGCTCCTTTGGTTGCAGCTGCTGGAATAACAGGTGAAAAATTGGCTTGGCGAATAAAGAATGCACCTACGACAATAAATACAATCAAAGTGACCATTTTGGCAGCTGCTGAGATATTATTTACCACTTTTACTAAAGAACGACCAAAAAAGTTGATTATTGAGAATAATAAAAGTAACCCTAAAGCAATTGCATAATATACTATTGAATTATTTAGTGCTGGCCAAAAACTCTTTAGTGTCGTTAAAAGTGCAACGATTTCGGCACCCAATGTACAGCAACCTAGGAACCATGTAAATATACCTAGTTCATAGCCTGTAAACCTTCCAAAAGCGTGGTATGCATATAACCAAGCAGCTCCTGAACCTTTAAATCTGCTGGATAAATCAGCATAACATAAAGCAATCATTGACACAGTTACCGCAGTACATAGTAAAACAAATATAGCCATTAGATTCATATCATGGTATATTTGCGCAGGAAGTAGAAAAGTACCTGAACCAATTACTGCATTAATACCTAAGAAATATATGGAAATGAAGGATAATTTCTTGGGTTTTCCATTTGAATTTTTCATGATAAGCCTCGATTCTTATAATCCTCCATCTCTATTTTAGCAGTATTTATGCAATAAAATAAAAAAACACATCTCTAATTATAATTTTATTAGGGATGTGTCTATATTTAGGATATGTATACAAGAATATTGAGGAAAAAACTACTAAACTTTATTTTTAATATACTGGTTTATCTGAACCCTGAGTAGCTGGATCCGCGAAGCCAATACTTTCTTTACTATAAGTAGCCGATTTTCGATGATTTTTTCAACTAAGCGCGCAATTTGACCATTTGCTCCGATAATAGCTACATTTTTTGTCATTATTATTTCCTTTCATTTTTATTCTTTAATTCTTAACTACAGGAAATAGTATAGAGGTATTGA contains these protein-coding regions:
- a CDS encoding APC family permease translates to MKNSNGKPKKLSFISIYFLGINAVIGSGTFLLPAQIYHDMNLMAIFVLLCTAVTVSMIALCYADLSSRFKGSGAAWLYAYHAFGRFTGYELGIFTWFLGCCTLGAEIVALLTTLKSFWPALNNSIVYYAIALGLLLLFSIINFFGRSLVKVVNNISAAAKMVTLIVFIVVGAFFIRQANFSPVIPAAATKGAVPFLQHFGAAFTPIFYLFTGFSFIPIAARQMNNPEKNIPRVLIAVMVSVTILDCLMMIVAIGLVGDKLGTYSTPLASALEHGVGKWGYSFIIVGMLISIFGVAFSASFNAPSLIASLSNEHKLLPAWVGKKNKHDAPWVGIIMTAVLTGIFVTQSYLFLVSCTVLASFIQYVPSILAVIKFKHSNEFPNHGFSLPGKYTIPTIALIVSCYMVTNFTPLTLLVGVVVAAIGAVLYFFIDRSPAMKKKEKMHQEFLNELRHNEIKF